The genomic region GGCCATCAACCATGGTACATCCTGCCATGTCCAGTATTTGAGACATAGGAGATAAACCGACAGCCAGACAAACAGTGTCCACTTCAAAAGTCTTCTCACTACCTTCCATAATTTTCCAGTCAGGACCAACTTCGCCTATAGTGACGGAGTTTACACTATCCTCCCCTTCTGCCTTGATGATGGTGTGAGAAAGATAAAAAGGAACTCCACTCCTGGTTAACTTGGAAGCATGAACTCCATAACCTCCAATACGAGGAGCGGCATCAACGACAGCGATGACTTCACACCCGGCTTGGAGAAGTTGATAACTGACAACTAGTCCTACATTACCGGAGCCGAGCATGATGATTTTTTTTCCCGGTCTGAGATTGTGAAGGTTCATCATAGTCTGAGCAGCACCAGCTCCTATGACACCAGGTAATGTCCAGCCCTCAAAATAGACCATATTCTCAGAAGCACCTGTCGCGATTATGATAGTGTCTCCTTTATAATGGCGAATCTCATCTTCCGTTTTTACAGTTACTTCCCTGTCCTGGAACAACCCTGTCACCACAGAGTTGAGCAAAACCTTTACTCCAAGATCCTGAGCTTCTTGAAGGAGGTCTTCTCCTATCTTGTATCCCCGAATCTTAGCCTTATGTTCTTTAGATCCAAAGAATTTATGGATTTGTTTGAAAAGCTGTCCCCCTGGACGTTGGTTTTCATCAAACACAACCACTTCCAGTCCTGCCTTCGCTGCTTCAATAGCTGCAGATAAACCGGCGGGGCCTGCCCCAACAATAATGAGATCGTATCGTTTCATGACGGGGCTCCCTTTGCTTTATTTTTAGGTAGAATTCCAAACTGAGTTTGTACACGCATTCCCTCTACTAAAGGAGTGACACAGGTTCTCGTATTGGGAACCCCATCCACGGTCATGACACAGTCTGTACAGCGACCGATGGAACAAAAGACTCCCCTGGGTTTATGGCCTTTGCCTGTATAGCGAAATGTTTTAACTCCTGCTGCCAGGAGAGCAACAGATATTGGTTCTCCTTGATATCCCCTTAACTCCTGATCATCATAATAGAAAGTTACTTCCTTACGGGAAGGTACGTCCCCTAATATAGGATGGGATTTGATTCGCATATGATACTCCTAACTTAAGCCAGATAAGGGCTATCCCATAGATTTAGTTTTTTACCAATACCTTTATCCAGGGCGTTGCGATAGATAATAGTTCCCCAGGCCACATCTTCAATGGGCATTCCACCAATGGAATATATAATTTTGTCGTTTTTATTCTTAATAGCGGGAACCGCACCAGTTATGATATCACCCAGATCATCGATTTGATTTCTATCCATCTTCCCTTCTTCAATCAAGTCCATACAATGTACAGCTGGAATAGGGATGGTATGAAAAGCAGGATAAGGACATTCTTCTGCCCAGGCTTCGTACAATTGTATGTTGTCTGTAACAGTTCTAGCGCGATTAAGGATAAAATCTTCGTCAAAACGAGCGGCTGCAGGACAACACATCACAGCACCTGGTTTTATCCATTCTTCTTTAATATATGGATAAAGAGAGGGATCTCCAGTAGGAGTTGAAGGGGCAATACTTGCAATATCCACACCTTCAATAGCACTCTGAATATCTTCAACTATTTTAAAATGAGATACACTGGGATATTTCTCCTTCACATAGGCTATGAATTTATCAATGGAAGCTTGACTTCGACCTTTAATCTTCACGGTGTCGATTCCTGGACGTACAGCCATGAAGGCATCAAAAGCGGTTTTACTCATGACCCCCGGACCGACAATTCCTACCACTTTGGCATCTTCAGGAGCGAAGTATTTAACACCCACACCAGGAACAGCTCCTGTTCTAAAAGCACTTAGGATATTAGCGGACATATAAGCCAAGGGAGCCCCTGTCTCTTTATCGTTCAATGTCAACATCAATATGGACCTGGGTAACCCCTTCTCCCGGTTATCAACATTGGAACCATACCATTTCATGCCAACCATATCGAATTCACCACCAAGATAAGCGGGCATGGCCATGAAACGTCTGTCTGGTCCGTCCACAGGCATATTGGGAAAAGGTGATTCTTCTGGAAAAACCATCATTACCCCATGGGAGTTATTATTAGCGCCTCCCATACGGTAATCACCTTGTTTTAACAGAACAAACATCTTTTCCATGGCATCAACACAACCAGCCATATCTGTTACACCTGCTTCAATCATTTCCTGTTCATTCAGGTAAATAAAATCTAATTTTGACATTTACTACTCCTTAGATAGTGATATTTTCACAGCCGATGATGGCTTCTAATTCTATTTCTACATATTGGGAAGGCCGATTAAGTTTAGGTGTTTCAACCATGGTAAAAAGAGGTCGTATAGCCTTGAAATACTCTGAATAGGCTTTCCCTACTTCTGGGGCGAAACCCATATCAGTGACATAGGCTTTGATTTTGATAACATCCTTAGGTTCAGCGTTTGCCTTGGGAAGGTATTCCATAAATTTACTAAAAATGTATCTGGCTTGTTCATAAGGAGATCTGCCATAAACACTTCCATCAGGCTGAACTGCTGTTGTTCCCCCTATGTACACATGATCTCCTACTTTGACCATTCTTGAATATCCAGCAGATTCCTCT from Spirochaeta cellobiosiphila DSM 17781 harbors:
- a CDS encoding Rid family hydrolase, yielding MERVNYSSGAPLEESAGYSRMVKVGDHVYIGGTTAVQPDGSVYGRSPYEQARYIFSKFMEYLPKANAEPKDVIKIKAYVTDMGFAPEVGKAYSEYFKAIRPLFTMVETPKLNRPSQYVEIELEAIIGCENITI
- a CDS encoding tyramine oxidase subunit B, translating into MSKLDFIYLNEQEMIEAGVTDMAGCVDAMEKMFVLLKQGDYRMGGANNNSHGVMMVFPEESPFPNMPVDGPDRRFMAMPAYLGGEFDMVGMKWYGSNVDNREKGLPRSILMLTLNDKETGAPLAYMSANILSAFRTGAVPGVGVKYFAPEDAKVVGIVGPGVMSKTAFDAFMAVRPGIDTVKIKGRSQASIDKFIAYVKEKYPSVSHFKIVEDIQSAIEGVDIASIAPSTPTGDPSLYPYIKEEWIKPGAVMCCPAAARFDEDFILNRARTVTDNIQLYEAWAEECPYPAFHTIPIPAVHCMDLIEEGKMDRNQIDDLGDIITGAVPAIKNKNDKIIYSIGGMPIEDVAWGTIIYRNALDKGIGKKLNLWDSPYLA
- a CDS encoding (2Fe-2S)-binding protein, producing MRIKSHPILGDVPSRKEVTFYYDDQELRGYQGEPISVALLAAGVKTFRYTGKGHKPRGVFCSIGRCTDCVMTVDGVPNTRTCVTPLVEGMRVQTQFGILPKNKAKGAPS
- a CDS encoding FAD-dependent oxidoreductase, which translates into the protein MKRYDLIIVGAGPAGLSAAIEAAKAGLEVVVFDENQRPGGQLFKQIHKFFGSKEHKAKIRGYKIGEDLLQEAQDLGVKVLLNSVVTGLFQDREVTVKTEDEIRHYKGDTIIIATGASENMVYFEGWTLPGVIGAGAAQTMMNLHNLRPGKKIIMLGSGNVGLVVSYQLLQAGCEVIAVVDAAPRIGGYGVHASKLTRSGVPFYLSHTIIKAEGEDSVNSVTIGEVGPDWKIMEGSEKTFEVDTVCLAVGLSPMSQILDMAGCTMVDGPGGKVPLIDEFGSTSLPGVFVAGDVSGIEEASAAMIEGRIAGTAAAEYLGYIDNNNKEERIKQFESALTSLRQGMFAPGTKGKFIPDTEEGIPVSENLLRYGYLLEEELHRFPGVTKGAGGVHPVIECTQNIPCNPCQDACNKQCITIGHQITSLPVVDDKNPCVACGMCVAACSGQAIFLIDEDYQEGYASIALPYEFSPVPQVGQVGKALDRQGQEVCEATVVKVKSLKAYDHTHVLTMKVPKEMAMSARFFRP